A single window of Rhizobium indicum DNA harbors:
- a CDS encoding C40 family peptidase — protein sequence MERFIGIPYVPHGRGYDGADCWGVLYLYYRDILGILVPTYVAEMEVRRFDRRDIGPLMRAERDRDWVQVETPAIGDCVLMRAGRHDSHVGVFLGAGRMLHSEGPHPSQIERMADVRWRDRITGFYRTIHVDSPKRDARDHRAERDGRRLPAPLSSS from the coding sequence ATGGAGCGGTTCATCGGGATACCATACGTCCCGCACGGCCGAGGCTACGACGGGGCGGACTGCTGGGGCGTTCTCTACCTCTATTACCGTGACATTCTTGGCATCCTTGTGCCCACCTATGTGGCGGAGATGGAGGTGAGGCGGTTCGACCGTCGCGACATCGGGCCGCTGATGAGGGCGGAGCGCGACCGTGATTGGGTTCAAGTCGAAACTCCTGCCATTGGCGATTGCGTCCTGATGCGCGCCGGGCGGCACGACAGCCACGTCGGGGTGTTTCTCGGCGCCGGGCGCATGCTGCACTCCGAAGGGCCTCACCCCTCTCAAATTGAACGGATGGCCGACGTGCGATGGCGCGACCGGATCACCGGGTTCTACAGGACAATCCATGTTGATAGCCCGAAACGTGACGCCCGAGATCATCGGGCCGAACGAGATGGTCGACGTCTACCTGCGCCGCTCTCCTCTTCGTGA
- a CDS encoding host specificity factor TipJ family phage tail protein, giving the protein MLIARNVTPEIIGPNEMVDVYLRRSPLREQREHFEVPACLSIEEIIAFCDLKPVRLHVTIGGHVIEQKNWPRVRVKPGVSVTIVKVPGKGALKAIAGLVVALVAAVAAPWLAGALFGLTAGTTAFSVATGLIGAGISLAGSMALNALFPVAKPASLPNTTTLYSIGGAQNQAAQYGAIPEIFGTHRISPPYAAAAYTELVGDDQYLRMLFVVGYGPISVSDLKIGETEISKFEDVKYEVIQDHTVTPVTLYTKPVFQEDVSVELDAVTGWVQRTTADNVDEISVDVSAPNGVYRLKAKDGSRVNYTVTIDAQYKLASSSTWLSLGTFDLTSNSPQAIRRTLSKSVPRGKYDVRLSKSSPDYDGKDTVAETVYWTAVRGRRNEPVISFSKPLTVIAMRIRATGQLNGAVNTLNCIASPKIRAWNGTTWSSGQTTRNPADHFRQVLQGNGNARPVDGASIDLESLQDWHAYCEAKGFTFDLVATEQKSVYDRLTEITAAGRAAVSFRDGRWGVVWDVADSPIVQHFSPRNSANFSSVRAYVDMPHGFRVSFINRENGYLNDERVVYDDGYTEANATKFEGLDFPGVTDKDLVWKHGRYHIAQLRLQRETYSLDTDFENLVCTRGDRVRVNHDVVLWGTGAARVRSVSAAPEGVVLDDLLRMEAGKTYSMRFRRPDGSSLLRTVTGIDGEFRSFVFSDTGDLPSAGDLALFGENGFESVVLRVKSILARQDLSARLELVDDAPAIMLADTGDIPPFQTGIAPVPDYRASAPSGFSYVESIWTTSPATSAVDMAWQAPDVGAAASYIVQYKANGDAQWITASSVSAPSIRFVDLATGVYDVRIRAVFANGEVSGPLVGSCICSIFASNPADVTDFRISISGDIAMMQWALQPDQALSHCEIRFSPAITGATWQTASQLRTNVVGSQAQVPAMVGTYLIKAVNYAGLLSENAALIVSTVNPLTAFNAVEALQEDPAFAGSKTNVVAASGALRLDTATDIFELVDWFSVDDFFLSIGGFASEGTYEFADIVDLGAVYTSRVSASVSAFGEVASLDLFARSDWFGVSEFFGLASDSLWNVRVEVSSTEDDPSGSPAWADWAELTTADVSARAYRFRAKLQSLQFDVTPVVELLGVTVDMPDRVIAENDLLVTTAGRVISFSSPYYVLSGISIAAQDMLTGDYSEITAKTASGFTIRFKNSSGTPVARTFDYVAKGYGYLQ; this is encoded by the coding sequence ATGTTGATAGCCCGAAACGTGACGCCCGAGATCATCGGGCCGAACGAGATGGTCGACGTCTACCTGCGCCGCTCTCCTCTTCGTGAGCAGCGCGAGCATTTCGAAGTCCCAGCCTGCCTGTCGATCGAGGAAATCATCGCTTTCTGCGATCTGAAGCCTGTTCGCCTGCACGTCACGATCGGCGGCCACGTCATCGAGCAGAAGAACTGGCCGCGCGTGCGGGTGAAGCCGGGCGTTTCTGTCACCATCGTCAAGGTGCCGGGGAAGGGCGCCTTGAAAGCCATCGCCGGCTTGGTCGTGGCTCTTGTCGCAGCCGTCGCTGCTCCTTGGTTGGCCGGCGCGCTGTTTGGACTAACCGCCGGGACGACGGCATTTTCTGTCGCGACAGGCCTTATCGGCGCTGGCATCTCGCTTGCTGGCTCCATGGCCCTCAATGCGCTGTTTCCTGTGGCCAAGCCCGCGTCGCTGCCCAACACGACAACGCTTTACTCGATCGGCGGCGCGCAGAACCAGGCGGCGCAATACGGCGCCATTCCGGAAATCTTCGGAACTCACCGAATTTCGCCGCCATATGCGGCAGCCGCGTACACCGAACTCGTCGGAGACGACCAGTATCTACGCATGCTCTTCGTGGTCGGCTACGGGCCGATCTCCGTTTCGGATTTGAAGATCGGCGAGACCGAGATCTCGAAATTCGAGGACGTCAAATACGAAGTCATTCAGGATCACACCGTCACGCCAGTGACGCTCTACACGAAGCCAGTTTTTCAAGAAGACGTCTCTGTTGAGCTGGACGCTGTCACCGGGTGGGTACAGCGGACAACGGCAGACAATGTCGACGAAATATCGGTCGATGTGAGCGCCCCGAACGGGGTTTATCGGCTGAAGGCGAAAGATGGTTCTCGTGTCAACTACACCGTCACGATCGATGCCCAGTATAAACTCGCGAGTAGCAGCACGTGGCTGTCGCTCGGCACATTCGACCTAACATCGAATTCTCCGCAAGCAATTCGCCGGACCCTTTCAAAGTCTGTGCCGCGGGGGAAATACGATGTCAGGCTGAGCAAGTCTTCGCCGGACTATGATGGCAAGGACACGGTTGCCGAGACGGTCTACTGGACCGCAGTCCGCGGCCGGCGCAACGAGCCTGTCATCAGCTTCTCCAAGCCGCTGACAGTGATTGCAATGCGGATCAGGGCGACGGGCCAGCTTAACGGCGCCGTCAACACCCTGAACTGCATTGCCAGCCCCAAGATCAGGGCGTGGAACGGTACGACGTGGTCATCTGGGCAGACTACCAGAAACCCGGCGGATCACTTCCGGCAAGTCCTGCAGGGCAACGGTAACGCGCGCCCAGTTGATGGAGCCTCGATCGATCTCGAAAGCCTGCAGGATTGGCACGCCTACTGCGAAGCGAAAGGCTTCACCTTCGACCTCGTCGCGACGGAGCAGAAGTCGGTCTATGACCGGCTCACGGAGATCACGGCCGCTGGCCGCGCCGCCGTTTCGTTCCGTGATGGGAGATGGGGTGTTGTCTGGGACGTCGCCGACTCGCCGATCGTTCAGCACTTCTCGCCGCGGAACTCTGCCAACTTCTCGTCTGTTAGAGCCTATGTGGACATGCCACACGGCTTCCGCGTGTCGTTCATTAATCGTGAAAATGGCTATCTGAACGATGAGCGCGTCGTCTATGACGACGGTTACACGGAAGCCAACGCCACAAAGTTTGAGGGGCTGGACTTTCCAGGCGTCACCGACAAGGATCTGGTCTGGAAGCACGGACGCTACCACATCGCCCAACTTCGGCTGCAGCGCGAGACCTACTCGCTCGACACCGACTTTGAAAACCTCGTCTGCACACGCGGCGATCGCGTGCGCGTCAATCATGACGTCGTGCTGTGGGGGACAGGGGCGGCTCGAGTTAGATCGGTATCGGCGGCGCCTGAAGGCGTTGTGCTGGACGATCTGCTCCGCATGGAGGCCGGAAAGACCTATTCCATGAGGTTCCGCCGGCCGGACGGCTCGTCGCTCTTGCGAACGGTCACCGGCATCGACGGCGAGTTCCGCTCCTTTGTGTTTTCGGACACTGGCGACCTGCCGTCGGCCGGCGACTTGGCGCTGTTCGGTGAAAACGGCTTTGAAAGCGTCGTTCTTCGCGTCAAAAGCATCCTCGCTCGCCAGGATCTTTCAGCCAGGCTAGAACTGGTCGACGACGCTCCTGCGATCATGTTGGCCGACACTGGCGACATTCCGCCGTTTCAGACAGGCATTGCGCCTGTTCCGGATTATCGGGCGTCTGCTCCGTCAGGATTCTCTTATGTAGAATCGATCTGGACCACGTCGCCGGCGACATCGGCTGTTGATATGGCGTGGCAAGCGCCGGATGTTGGGGCTGCCGCGTCCTATATCGTGCAATATAAGGCGAACGGCGATGCGCAGTGGATCACGGCTTCAAGCGTCAGTGCTCCATCAATCCGCTTTGTAGATCTGGCGACTGGCGTTTATGACGTTCGCATCCGTGCGGTCTTCGCCAACGGCGAGGTTTCCGGACCGCTTGTCGGGTCGTGCATCTGCAGCATCTTCGCGTCAAACCCGGCCGATGTAACGGATTTCCGCATCTCCATTAGTGGCGATATCGCCATGATGCAGTGGGCGCTGCAGCCTGATCAGGCTCTTTCCCATTGTGAGATCAGGTTTTCGCCAGCTATCACCGGAGCCACTTGGCAGACAGCCTCACAGCTCCGGACGAATGTGGTCGGGTCGCAGGCGCAAGTCCCGGCCATGGTTGGCACCTACCTCATCAAAGCTGTCAACTACGCTGGCCTGCTGTCTGAGAACGCAGCGCTTATCGTCAGTACCGTCAATCCTCTCACGGCCTTCAATGCCGTCGAGGCTTTGCAGGAAGATCCGGCGTTTGCAGGAAGCAAGACCAATGTCGTGGCCGCAAGTGGGGCTCTTCGCCTCGATACGGCAACCGACATATTTGAGCTCGTCGACTGGTTTTCGGTGGACGACTTCTTCCTGTCGATCGGGGGCTTCGCCAGCGAGGGAACCTACGAGTTCGCCGACATCGTTGACCTCGGGGCGGTCTACACGTCTCGCGTTTCTGCGAGCGTCAGCGCGTTCGGCGAGGTAGCGAGCCTCGATTTATTCGCGCGCTCCGACTGGTTCGGCGTGTCAGAATTTTTCGGCCTGGCATCCGACTCCTTATGGAACGTGCGGGTCGAGGTCTCCTCAACGGAAGACGATCCTTCTGGATCGCCGGCATGGGCGGATTGGGCCGAGTTGACCACGGCGGACGTTTCGGCACGCGCTTATCGTTTCCGTGCCAAGCTTCAGTCGCTGCAGTTTGATGTCACTCCGGTGGTTGAACTGCTGGGTGTCACCGTCGACATGCCAGACCGCGTGATCGCCGAAAACGACCTGTTGGTGACGACCGCCGGGCGTGTGATCAGCTTCTCGTCGCCTTACTATGTCCTCAGCGGTATTTCGATCGCTGCCCAGGACATGCTGACCGGCGACTATTCCGAGATAACGGCAAAGACCGCTTCGGGCTTCACCATCAGATTTAAGAACTCGTCGGGCACGCCTGTCGCGCGGACCTTCGACTATGTCGCAAAAGGGTATGGATACCTCCAATGA
- a CDS encoding DUF1833 family protein, producing the protein MSRNVSTTFIAAANAQETDEVVICLLTVTHEDLEAPIYLSSNATTRLSEDPLVYGTESRGEQYFYLPFEFTLPDDQSDNPPRVQLKMDNIERSLVAVLRSFATPASVLMEIVLASDLDMVEITMPALQMSDVSIDDHTVSATLVADALINEPHPAGQFTPGSFPGLF; encoded by the coding sequence GTGAGCCGTAACGTCTCGACGACATTCATCGCCGCGGCAAATGCGCAGGAGACAGATGAGGTTGTCATTTGTCTCCTAACGGTGACACACGAAGACCTCGAAGCGCCGATCTACCTCTCCAGCAACGCCACGACCCGCCTTTCCGAAGACCCGCTCGTCTACGGGACTGAGAGCCGCGGCGAACAATATTTCTATCTGCCGTTCGAATTCACGCTTCCTGATGATCAAAGCGACAACCCGCCTCGCGTACAGCTGAAGATGGACAACATCGAGCGCTCGCTCGTTGCCGTCCTGCGCAGCTTTGCAACCCCGGCCAGTGTCCTGATGGAGATCGTGCTGGCATCGGACCTCGATATGGTCGAGATCACCATGCCGGCGCTACAGATGTCCGACGTCTCAATTGACGATCACACTGTTTCGGCAACGCTGGTTGCGGATGCTTTGATCAATGAGCCGCACCCGGCCGGCCAGTTTACCCCAGGCTCATTCCCTGGACTGTTCTGA